From Pseudomonas sp. FP2335, the proteins below share one genomic window:
- the ftsW gene encoding putative lipid II flippase FtsW, which yields MSLGLRNIIKPYPSPIITGRGIDLDFPMLAGCLALLGLGLVMITSASSEVAAVQSGNTLYMMIRHLVYLLLGLGACIVTMMIPIATWQRLGWLMLIGAFGLLIMVILPGIGREVNGSMRWIGFGAFNVQPSEIAKVFVVIYLAGYLVRRQKEVRESWMGFFKPFIVLLPMAGLLLMEPDFGATVVMMGAAAAMLFLGGVGLFRFTLMVVLAVAAVTVLVQAQPYRMARLITFTDPWSDQFGSGYQLTQALIAFGRGEWLGVGLGNSVQKQFYLPEAHTDFVFSVLAEELGVVGSLCTVALFVFVCVRGMYIGLWAEKAKQYFAAYVAYGLSFLWIGQFLINIGVNVGLLPTKGLTLPFLSYGGSSLVICCACLGLLLRIEWESRTHLGSEEMEFSESDFAEEPTHGR from the coding sequence ATGAGCCTCGGTCTGAGAAACATCATCAAGCCGTACCCGTCGCCGATCATCACCGGGCGCGGTATCGACCTTGATTTCCCGATGCTCGCCGGTTGCCTCGCACTGCTGGGCCTGGGCCTGGTGATGATTACCTCGGCATCGTCCGAAGTGGCCGCCGTGCAGTCGGGTAACACCCTGTACATGATGATCCGTCACCTGGTGTACCTGCTGCTCGGCCTCGGCGCCTGCATCGTCACCATGATGATTCCCATCGCCACCTGGCAGCGCCTGGGTTGGCTGATGCTGATCGGCGCGTTTGGCTTGCTGATCATGGTGATCCTGCCCGGCATCGGCCGCGAGGTGAACGGTTCGATGCGCTGGATCGGCTTCGGTGCGTTCAACGTGCAGCCGTCGGAAATCGCCAAGGTGTTCGTGGTGATCTACCTGGCCGGCTACCTGGTGCGTCGCCAGAAAGAAGTGCGCGAAAGCTGGATGGGCTTCTTCAAGCCGTTCATCGTGCTGCTGCCCATGGCCGGCCTGTTGCTGATGGAGCCCGACTTCGGTGCCACCGTCGTGATGATGGGGGCAGCGGCGGCAATGCTGTTCCTTGGCGGTGTTGGCCTGTTCCGCTTCACCTTGATGGTGGTACTGGCCGTCGCGGCCGTGACCGTCCTGGTGCAGGCGCAACCCTACCGGATGGCCCGTCTGATTACCTTTACCGACCCGTGGTCCGACCAGTTCGGTTCCGGCTACCAGTTGACCCAGGCGCTGATCGCCTTTGGTCGCGGCGAGTGGCTGGGCGTGGGCCTGGGCAACAGCGTGCAGAAGCAATTCTACCTGCCGGAAGCCCACACCGACTTCGTGTTCTCGGTACTCGCCGAAGAACTCGGCGTAGTGGGCTCGCTGTGCACCGTCGCACTGTTCGTGTTCGTGTGTGTGCGCGGCATGTACATCGGTTTGTGGGCCGAGAAGGCCAAACAGTATTTCGCCGCGTATGTGGCGTACGGCTTGTCGTTCCTGTGGATCGGCCAGTTCCTGATCAATATTGGCGTGAACGTCGGCCTGCTGCCGACCAAGGGCCTGACCTTGCCGTTCCTCAGCTACGGCGGCAGTTCGTTGGTGATTTGCTGCGCTTGCCTGGGCTTGTTGCTGCGCATCGAGTGGGAGAGTCGAACCCACTTGGGCAGCGAAGAGATGGAATTCAGCGAAAGCGACTTTGCCGAGGAGCCGACCCATGGGCGCTAA
- a CDS encoding D-alanine--D-alanine ligase, whose translation MTTNYDALFSTIAPADFGRVAVLFGGKSAEREVSLKSGNAVLEALQSAGVNAFGIDVGDDFFARLQAEKIDRAFIILHGRGGEDGSMQGLLECAGIPYTGSGILASALAMDKLRTKQVWHSLGIPTPRHSVLCSEDDCISAAKELGLPLIVKPAHEGSSIGMAKVNSAAELIDAWKAASTYDSQVLVEQWIQGPEYTIATLRGQVLPPIALGTPHTFYDYDAKYVASDTQYRIPCGLDAAKEQELMDLTAKACEALGIAGWARADVMQDDQGNFWFLEVNTAPGMTDHSLVPMAARAAGLDFQQLVLAILAASVEPRG comes from the coding sequence ATGACCACGAATTACGACGCCCTGTTTTCCACAATCGCCCCGGCCGACTTCGGTCGCGTCGCGGTATTGTTCGGCGGCAAAAGCGCTGAGCGCGAAGTGTCGCTCAAGTCCGGCAACGCCGTGCTCGAAGCCCTGCAAAGCGCTGGCGTGAACGCGTTCGGCATCGACGTGGGCGACGACTTCTTCGCCCGCTTGCAGGCCGAGAAGATCGACCGCGCCTTCATCATCCTCCACGGTCGTGGCGGTGAAGACGGCAGCATGCAGGGCCTGCTGGAGTGTGCCGGCATCCCTTACACCGGCAGTGGCATTCTCGCGTCCGCGCTGGCCATGGACAAGTTGCGCACCAAGCAGGTGTGGCACAGCCTGGGGATTCCCACCCCGCGTCACAGCGTTCTGTGCAGCGAAGACGATTGTATTTCTGCAGCCAAGGAACTGGGCCTGCCTTTGATCGTCAAACCTGCCCATGAAGGCTCCAGTATCGGCATGGCCAAAGTGAACTCGGCCGCCGAATTGATCGACGCATGGAAAGCGGCAAGTACCTACGATTCGCAAGTGTTGGTGGAACAGTGGATCCAGGGTCCCGAGTACACCATCGCCACCCTGCGTGGTCAGGTATTGCCGCCTATCGCATTGGGCACGCCCCACACTTTTTACGACTACGACGCCAAGTATGTGGCCTCCGATACCCAGTACCGGATCCCGTGTGGCCTCGACGCAGCCAAGGAACAGGAATTGATGGACCTCACGGCGAAAGCCTGTGAGGCGTTGGGTATCGCCGGTTGGGCGCGGGCAGACGTGATGCAGGATGACCAAGGGAATTTCTGGTTCCTTGAAGTCAACACCGCACCCGGCATGACCGACCACAGCCTGGTGCCAATGGCCGCTCGCGCAGCGGGCCTGGATTTCCAGCAGTTGGTGCTGGCGATCCTGGCCGCCAGCGTTGAGCCCCGAGGCTAA
- the lpxC gene encoding UDP-3-O-acyl-N-acetylglucosamine deacetylase, with the protein MIKQRTLKNIIRATGVGLHSGEKVYLTLKPAPVDTGIVFVRADLDPVVHIPARAENVGETTMSTTLVNGDVKVDTVEHLLSAMAGLGIDNAYVELSASEVPIMDGSAGPFVFLIQSAGLEEQDAAKKFIRILREVTVEDGDKRATFVPFEGFKVSFEIDFDHPVFRDRTQSASVDFSSTSFVKEVSRARTFGFMSDIEYLRKHNLALGGSVENAIVVDADGVLNEDGLRYEDEFVKHKILDAIGDLYLLGNSLIGEFKGFKSGHALNNQLLRKLIEQTDAWEVVTFEDASTAPISYMRPVAAV; encoded by the coding sequence ATGATTAAACAACGCACCCTGAAGAATATTATTCGTGCCACAGGTGTAGGTCTGCACTCCGGGGAGAAGGTATACCTGACCCTCAAGCCTGCACCTGTCGACACCGGCATCGTGTTTGTGCGTGCCGACCTGGACCCTGTCGTGCATATTCCTGCTCGCGCGGAAAACGTTGGCGAAACCACCATGTCGACCACATTGGTCAACGGTGACGTCAAAGTGGACACGGTGGAGCACTTGCTCTCGGCCATGGCTGGCCTGGGCATCGATAACGCCTACGTCGAGCTCTCCGCGTCCGAAGTCCCGATCATGGATGGCAGCGCTGGACCTTTCGTATTCCTGATCCAATCTGCCGGCCTGGAAGAACAGGACGCAGCGAAGAAGTTCATTCGCATTCTGCGGGAAGTGACAGTAGAAGACGGCGACAAGCGCGCCACCTTCGTCCCGTTCGAAGGCTTTAAAGTGAGCTTTGAGATCGATTTCGATCACCCGGTATTCCGTGACCGCACCCAAAGTGCAAGCGTGGATTTCTCCAGCACTTCGTTCGTAAAAGAAGTCAGCCGCGCCCGTACCTTTGGTTTCATGAGTGACATCGAGTACCTGCGCAAGCACAACCTCGCACTCGGCGGCAGCGTTGAAAACGCCATTGTGGTCGACGCGGATGGTGTACTGAACGAAGACGGCCTTCGCTACGAAGACGAATTCGTGAAGCACAAGATCCTCGATGCAATCGGTGACCTCTACCTGCTGGGCAATAGCCTGATAGGCGAGTTCAAAGGCTTCAAGTCGGGCCACGCCCTTAACAACCAGCTGCTGCGCAAGTTGATTGAGCAGACAGACGCTTGGGAAGTCGTGACCTTCGAAGATGCCAGCACCGCACCGATCTCTTACATGCGTCCCGTTGCGGCGGTGTAA
- a CDS encoding sensor domain-containing diguanylate cyclase, which yields MSQDRGRTLPARPELFLILGSGLTVVLIMVIVAALLIREHASTLQAAQRATTNITQLINADVLRNVELYDLTLQGLIAATTRTDLAKVPPDVRHMVQFDQSIAAPFKGEVLLLDTNGDVTADSSTLWPTPRNFADRDYFQAHKDNAQAGLFISRPFKIHCACDQVWRIAFSRRVSGPSGEFAGVAVATMRLAYFDQLFNRLTIGNGSTVNLLNTQGILLAQQPLLERDMIDKDLSDRPNFKRMLREGEGSFRAISAISGTERLYTFTTVGELPLIVVVALSSEDVFAPWERAALLTSGATGVLCIGLLWLTWMLRRELRRRYRTERVLSELAATDALTGLANRRILDERLRLEWDRAQRSTEPLTLLMIDVDHFKAFNDRHGHHGGDEALRNVAQVIGTNIRRPADLAARYGGEEFAVVLPHTDANGAQVIAEHIRSSVENLPRVAGDERPITVSIGLSTWDKRSRLSLEALLLSADQALYEAKHTGRNRTVVAATL from the coding sequence ATGAGCCAAGACCGTGGCCGTACCCTGCCTGCACGCCCAGAGCTTTTTCTGATTCTGGGCAGTGGCCTGACTGTTGTCCTGATCATGGTGATTGTCGCGGCGCTGTTGATCCGTGAACACGCCAGCACCCTGCAGGCAGCCCAGCGCGCGACCACCAACATCACGCAACTGATCAATGCCGATGTACTGCGTAACGTCGAGCTATACGACCTGACACTGCAGGGACTGATTGCCGCCACCACGCGCACGGACCTGGCGAAAGTGCCCCCGGACGTCAGACATATGGTGCAGTTTGATCAATCCATCGCGGCCCCCTTCAAAGGCGAAGTGCTGTTGCTGGACACCAACGGTGATGTGACTGCCGACTCCTCGACACTGTGGCCGACGCCGCGCAATTTTGCTGACCGGGACTATTTCCAGGCGCATAAAGACAATGCGCAGGCCGGACTGTTTATCAGCCGCCCGTTCAAAATCCATTGCGCCTGCGATCAAGTATGGCGAATCGCATTCAGTCGCCGAGTCTCAGGCCCCAGCGGCGAGTTCGCCGGTGTCGCAGTGGCCACCATGCGCCTGGCGTATTTCGATCAGTTGTTCAATCGCCTGACCATCGGCAATGGCAGCACCGTCAACCTGCTGAACACCCAGGGCATCCTCCTGGCCCAGCAACCGTTGCTGGAACGCGACATGATCGACAAGGACCTGAGTGATCGCCCCAACTTCAAACGCATGCTGCGCGAAGGCGAAGGTAGCTTCCGGGCGATTTCCGCCATCAGCGGCACCGAACGTTTGTATACCTTCACCACCGTCGGTGAGTTGCCGCTGATCGTGGTAGTGGCGCTGTCCAGCGAGGATGTGTTCGCCCCCTGGGAACGCGCCGCGCTGCTGACTTCCGGTGCCACCGGCGTGCTCTGCATCGGCTTGCTGTGGCTGACCTGGATGCTGCGCCGGGAATTGCGCCGCCGCTATCGCACCGAGCGGGTGCTGTCAGAACTGGCAGCCACCGACGCCCTGACCGGCCTGGCCAATCGCCGCATCCTCGACGAACGTCTGCGCCTTGAATGGGACCGCGCACAGCGCTCCACCGAGCCGTTGACCTTGCTGATGATCGATGTCGACCACTTCAAGGCCTTCAATGATCGCCACGGCCACCACGGCGGCGATGAGGCGTTGCGTAACGTCGCCCAAGTGATCGGCACCAATATCCGCCGCCCTGCCGACCTGGCGGCACGCTATGGTGGCGAAGAGTTTGCAGTGGTATTGCCGCATACCGATGCCAACGGCGCCCAGGTCATCGCCGAGCATATCCGCAGCAGCGTCGAGAACTTGCCACGGGTGGCAGGGGACGAGCGGCCAATCACGGTGAGTATTGGCTTGAGCACGTGGGACAAGCGCAGTCGGCTGTCGCTGGAGGCGCTGTTGTTGAGTGCGGATCAGGCGTTATATGAGGCCAAGCACACGGGGCGCAACCGCACGGTGGTCGCCGCGACCCTCTGA
- the murG gene encoding undecaprenyldiphospho-muramoylpentapeptide beta-N-acetylglucosaminyltransferase, whose product MGANVLIMAGGTGGHVFPALACAREFQNRGYTVHWLGTPRGIENELVPNAGLPLHLINVTGLRGKSKLSLLKAPFVLLKAVWQARKVIREVQPVCVLGFGGYVTGPGGVAAKLAGVPVIVHEQNAVAGTANRLLVPLATRVCEAFPKTFGASDKLRTTGNPVRTELFMDIARDALVGRKARLLIMGGSLGSEPLNKLLPEALAQLPLELRPEVFHQAGKNHGEVTAARYREAGVEANVQPFIKDMAQAYGWADLVVCRSGALTVSELAAAGLPSLLVPLPHAIDDHQTRNAEYLAGEGAAFLLPQRTTGAADLASRLTEVLMQPERLNSMASTASRLAKPDATRTVVDICLEVAHG is encoded by the coding sequence ATGGGCGCTAACGTGCTGATCATGGCGGGCGGCACCGGGGGCCATGTGTTCCCGGCCCTGGCCTGTGCGCGGGAATTCCAGAACCGTGGCTACACCGTGCACTGGCTGGGTACACCGCGCGGTATCGAAAACGAATTGGTGCCGAATGCCGGCTTGCCGCTGCACCTGATTAACGTCACCGGCCTGCGTGGCAAGAGCAAGTTGTCCCTGCTCAAGGCGCCGTTCGTGTTGCTCAAGGCGGTGTGGCAGGCGCGCAAGGTGATCCGCGAAGTGCAGCCGGTGTGCGTACTCGGCTTCGGGGGTTACGTGACCGGCCCAGGAGGCGTTGCCGCCAAACTCGCCGGTGTGCCGGTGATCGTGCACGAGCAGAACGCCGTCGCCGGTACGGCCAACCGCCTGTTGGTGCCGTTGGCTACGCGGGTGTGCGAGGCCTTCCCGAAAACCTTCGGTGCATCGGACAAGCTGCGCACTACCGGTAACCCGGTACGCACCGAGCTGTTTATGGACATCGCCCGTGACGCGTTGGTGGGGCGCAAGGCGCGCCTGCTGATCATGGGCGGAAGCCTGGGCTCCGAGCCTTTGAACAAACTGCTGCCGGAAGCACTGGCGCAACTCCCTTTGGAATTGCGTCCAGAGGTCTTTCATCAGGCTGGCAAGAACCATGGTGAAGTCACTGCTGCGCGTTATCGCGAAGCCGGTGTAGAGGCGAACGTACAGCCTTTCATCAAAGACATGGCCCAAGCCTATGGCTGGGCCGACCTGGTGGTCTGCCGCTCCGGTGCGCTGACCGTCAGTGAACTGGCCGCCGCCGGTCTGCCGTCCTTGCTGGTGCCTTTGCCCCATGCGATCGACGATCACCAGACCCGCAACGCCGAATATTTGGCCGGGGAGGGCGCTGCCTTCCTGCTGCCGCAAAGAACGACTGGCGCCGCCGATTTGGCCTCACGCCTGACCGAGGTTTTGATGCAACCGGAACGACTCAACAGCATGGCCAGCACCGCAAGCCGCCTGGCCAAACCTGACGCAACCCGCACCGTGGTCGATATCTGCCTGGAGGTGGCCCATGGTTGA
- the ftsZ gene encoding cell division protein FtsZ encodes MFELVDNIPASPVIKVIGVGGGGGNAVNHMVKSNIEGVEFICANTDAQALKSIGARTILQLGTAVTKGLGAGANPEVGRQAALEDRERIAEVLQGTNMVFITTGMGGGTGTGAAPIIAEVAKEMGILTVAVVTRPFPFEGRKRMQIADEGIRLLSESVDSLITIPNEKLLTILGKDASLLSAFAKADDVLAGAVRGISDIIKRPGMINVDFADVRTVMSEMGMAMMGTGCASGPNRAREATEAAIRNPLLEDVNLQGARGILVNITAGPDLSLGEYSDVGSIIEAFASEHAMVKVGTVIDPDMRDELHVTVVATGLGAKIEKPVKVIDNTLHTSQVSQAAAAPAPSRQELPSVNYRDLDRPTVMRNQAQAGAAASRSPNPQDDLDYLDIPAFLRRQAD; translated from the coding sequence ATGTTCGAACTCGTAGACAACATCCCCGCAAGCCCGGTCATCAAAGTGATCGGTGTCGGCGGTGGCGGCGGCAACGCTGTCAACCACATGGTCAAGAGCAACATTGAAGGCGTTGAATTCATCTGCGCCAACACTGATGCCCAGGCGCTGAAAAGCATCGGCGCGCGGACCATCCTGCAATTGGGCACGGCTGTGACCAAGGGCCTCGGCGCTGGCGCCAATCCGGAAGTCGGCCGTCAAGCCGCCCTGGAAGACCGCGAGCGTATTGCCGAAGTGCTGCAAGGCACCAACATGGTGTTCATCACCACCGGCATGGGCGGCGGTACCGGTACCGGTGCTGCACCGATCATTGCCGAAGTGGCCAAGGAAATGGGGATTCTGACGGTTGCAGTCGTGACCCGTCCGTTCCCGTTCGAAGGTCGCAAGCGCATGCAGATCGCCGACGAAGGCATCCGTCTGCTGTCTGAAAGCGTTGACTCGTTGATCACCATCCCCAACGAGAAACTGCTGACCATCCTGGGCAAGGACGCGAGCCTGCTGTCCGCTTTCGCCAAGGCTGACGATGTACTGGCCGGTGCCGTTCGCGGTATCTCCGACATCATCAAGCGCCCAGGCATGATCAACGTCGACTTTGCCGACGTACGCACCGTGATGAGCGAAATGGGCATGGCGATGATGGGCACTGGCTGCGCCAGCGGTCCGAACCGTGCACGTGAAGCCACCGAAGCAGCCATCCGCAATCCGTTGCTGGAAGACGTGAACCTGCAGGGCGCACGCGGCATCCTGGTGAACATCACTGCCGGTCCTGACCTGTCCCTGGGTGAGTACTCCGACGTGGGTAGCATCATTGAAGCCTTCGCTTCCGAGCACGCCATGGTCAAGGTCGGTACCGTTATCGATCCGGACATGCGCGACGAACTGCACGTGACCGTGGTTGCTACCGGCCTGGGTGCCAAGATCGAGAAGCCTGTAAAGGTCATCGACAACACCCTGCACACCAGCCAGGTAAGCCAGGCGGCTGCCGCTCCAGCGCCTTCGCGCCAGGAACTGCCGTCGGTGAACTACCGCGACCTGGACCGTCCGACCGTGATGCGCAACCAGGCTCAGGCCGGTGCTGCGGCGTCCCGTAGCCCGAATCCGCAAGATGATCTGGACTACCTGGACATCCCGGCATTCCTGCGTCGTCAGGCCGATTAA
- the ftsA gene encoding cell division protein FtsA: MANVQSGKMIVGLDIGTSKVVALVGEVGEDGVIEIVGIGTHPSRGLKKGVVVNIESTVQSIQRAIEEAQLMAGCRIHSAFVGVAGNHIRSLNSHGIVAIRDREVSSADLERVLDAAQAVAIPADQRVLHTLPQDYVIDNQEGVREPLGMSGVRLEAKVHVVTCAVNAAQNIEKCVRRCGLEIDDIILEQLASAYSVLTDDEKELGVCLVDIGGGTTDIAIFTEGAIRHTAVIPIAGDQVTNDIAMALRTPTQYAEEIKIRYACALAKLAGAGETIKVPSVGDRPPRELSRQALAEVVEPRYDELFTLIQAELRRSGYEDLIPAGIVLTGGTSKMEGAVELAEEIFHMPVRLGVPHGVKGLGDVVRNPIYSTGVGLLLYGLQKQTDGISLSGPSIRDSYRSDDEAKAPLFERLQAWVKGNF, encoded by the coding sequence ATGGCAAACGTGCAAAGCGGCAAAATGATCGTCGGTCTCGATATCGGCACCTCCAAGGTGGTGGCGCTGGTGGGCGAGGTCGGGGAAGACGGCGTGATCGAGATCGTCGGTATTGGCACGCATCCGTCCCGGGGCCTGAAGAAGGGCGTGGTGGTGAACATCGAGTCCACCGTGCAATCGATCCAGCGCGCCATCGAAGAAGCGCAGCTGATGGCCGGTTGCCGGATCCACTCGGCGTTTGTCGGCGTGGCTGGAAATCACATCCGCAGCCTGAACTCCCACGGCATCGTAGCGATCCGCGACCGTGAAGTCAGCTCTGCCGACCTTGAACGCGTGCTCGACGCTGCCCAGGCCGTGGCGATCCCGGCTGACCAGCGCGTGCTGCACACGCTGCCGCAGGACTACGTGATCGACAACCAGGAAGGCGTGCGTGAGCCCCTGGGCATGTCGGGCGTGCGCCTGGAAGCCAAGGTCCACGTAGTGACCTGCGCCGTCAACGCCGCACAGAACATTGAAAAATGCGTGCGCCGTTGTGGCCTGGAAATCGACGACATCATTCTGGAGCAACTGGCTTCGGCCTACTCCGTGCTGACCGACGACGAAAAAGAACTGGGCGTGTGCCTGGTGGACATCGGCGGCGGCACCACCGACATCGCGATCTTCACCGAGGGTGCGATCCGTCACACCGCGGTGATCCCGATTGCCGGTGATCAGGTGACCAACGACATCGCCATGGCGCTGCGTACACCGACCCAGTACGCCGAAGAAATCAAGATCCGCTACGCCTGCGCCCTGGCCAAACTGGCTGGTGCCGGCGAGACCATCAAGGTGCCAAGCGTGGGCGACCGTCCACCGCGCGAACTGTCGCGCCAGGCCCTGGCCGAAGTGGTCGAGCCACGCTACGACGAGCTGTTCACCCTGATCCAGGCTGAACTGCGCCGCAGCGGCTACGAAGATCTGATCCCGGCCGGCATCGTGCTGACCGGCGGTACCTCGAAGATGGAAGGCGCGGTCGAACTGGCCGAGGAAATCTTCCACATGCCGGTGCGCCTGGGCGTGCCCCATGGCGTGAAGGGCCTGGGCGACGTGGTGCGCAACCCGATTTATTCCACTGGCGTGGGCTTGCTGTTGTACGGCCTGCAAAAGCAGACCGACGGCATTTCCCTGTCGGGCCCGAGCATCCGTGACAGCTATCGCAGTGACGATGAAGCCAAGGCGCCGTTGTTCGAGCGCTTGCAGGCTTGGGTAAAAGGCAATTTTTAA
- the murC gene encoding UDP-N-acetylmuramate--L-alanine ligase, with the protein MVENQKAMPQPEMRRIRRIHFVGIGGVGMCGIAEVLLNLGYQVSGSDLKESPVTERLKSFGAQIFIGHRAENAADADVLVVSSAVNTSNPEVATALERRIPVVPRAEMLAELMRYRHGIAVAGTHGKTTTTSLIASVFAAGGLDPTFVIGGRLNAAGTNAQLGTSRYLIAEADESDASFLHLQPLVAVVTNIDADHMATYDGDFNKLKKTFVEFLHNLPFYGLAVVCLDDPVVREILPQVKRPTVTYGFSEDADVRAINVRQEGMQTFFTVLRPDREPLDVSVNMPGNHNVLNSLATICIASDEGVSDDAIVAGLSGFAGVGRRFQVYGQLPVEGGDVMLVDDYGHHPTEVAAVIKAVRGGWPERRLVMVYQPHRYSRTRDLYDDFVNVLADANVLLLMEVYPAGEEPIPGADSRKLCNSIRQRGQLDPIYIERGVDLAPIVKPLLRAGDILLCQGAGDIGGLAPKLLASPLFAVAQGKSK; encoded by the coding sequence ATGGTTGAGAATCAGAAAGCCATGCCACAACCCGAGATGCGCCGCATCCGTCGCATCCACTTCGTCGGTATCGGCGGCGTGGGCATGTGCGGCATTGCCGAAGTGTTGCTGAACCTGGGCTACCAGGTGTCCGGCTCGGACTTGAAAGAGTCGCCGGTCACCGAGCGCCTGAAAAGCTTCGGCGCGCAGATCTTTATCGGCCACCGTGCCGAGAACGCCGCCGACGCCGATGTGCTGGTGGTATCCAGCGCCGTGAACACCTCCAACCCGGAAGTGGCCACTGCCCTTGAGCGCCGTATTCCTGTGGTGCCACGTGCCGAGATGCTGGCCGAGCTGATGCGCTACCGCCACGGCATTGCCGTCGCCGGTACCCATGGCAAAACCACCACCACCAGCCTGATCGCCTCGGTGTTCGCCGCCGGTGGCCTGGACCCGACCTTCGTGATCGGTGGCCGCCTGAATGCAGCCGGTACCAATGCACAACTGGGCACCAGCCGTTACCTGATCGCCGAAGCTGATGAAAGCGATGCAAGCTTCTTGCACCTGCAACCGCTGGTGGCCGTGGTCACCAATATCGACGCCGACCACATGGCGACCTACGACGGTGACTTCAACAAGTTGAAGAAAACCTTCGTCGAGTTCCTGCACAACCTGCCGTTCTACGGTTTGGCGGTGGTGTGCCTGGATGATCCGGTGGTGCGTGAGATCCTGCCGCAGGTCAAGCGTCCGACCGTGACCTACGGCTTCAGCGAAGACGCCGACGTGCGTGCGATCAATGTGCGCCAGGAAGGCATGCAAACCTTCTTCACCGTGTTGCGTCCGGATCGCGAGCCGTTGGACGTGTCGGTGAACATGCCCGGCAACCACAACGTATTGAACTCCTTGGCGACCATCTGCATCGCCAGTGACGAGGGCGTCAGCGATGACGCCATCGTCGCCGGCCTGTCGGGTTTTGCCGGCGTGGGCCGTCGCTTCCAGGTCTACGGCCAACTGCCGGTAGAGGGTGGCGACGTAATGCTGGTGGACGACTACGGCCACCACCCGACCGAAGTCGCAGCCGTGATCAAGGCCGTACGCGGTGGCTGGCCCGAGCGCCGCCTGGTGATGGTGTACCAGCCGCACCGTTACAGCCGTACCCGCGACCTCTACGACGATTTCGTCAATGTATTGGCCGATGCCAACGTACTGTTGCTGATGGAGGTGTACCCGGCCGGTGAAGAACCGATCCCGGGCGCGGACAGCCGCAAGCTGTGCAACAGCATCCGCCAGCGTGGCCAGTTGGACCCGATCTACATCGAGCGTGGTGTGGACCTGGCGCCAATCGTCAAGCCGTTGCTGCGTGCTGGCGACATTTTGCTCTGCCAAGGCGCCGGTGACATTGGTGGCCTTGCCCCGAAACTGCTGGCGAGCCCGCTGTTTGCCGTTGCACAGGGGAAGTCGAAATGA
- a CDS encoding cell division protein FtsQ/DivIB, which produces MKGASLRHQPPQAPSRKPVPRGASRMVAKEPMSARLPKANFGFLKALYWPVLLVVLGLGTYEGAQRLLPYADRPITKISVQGDLSYISQQAVQQRIGPYLAASFFTIDLAGMRGELEQMPWIAHAEVRRVWPDQVTIRLEEQLPVARWGDEALLNNQGQAFTPRELANYEHLPQLFGPQRAQQQVMQQYQALSQMLRPLGFSIARLELRERGSWFLTTGAGSSGPGIQLLLGRDRLVEKMRRFIAIYDKTLKEQITNIASVDLRYANGLAVGWREPAAPTAAQPAVAKN; this is translated from the coding sequence ATGAAAGGCGCATCGCTTCGTCATCAGCCCCCACAAGCACCGAGCCGCAAGCCGGTGCCACGGGGTGCCAGCCGGATGGTGGCCAAAGAGCCGATGTCGGCGCGCCTGCCGAAAGCCAATTTTGGTTTCCTCAAGGCGCTGTACTGGCCGGTGTTGCTGGTGGTGCTGGGCTTAGGAACCTACGAAGGCGCGCAGCGTCTGTTGCCGTATGCCGACCGCCCGATCACCAAGATCAGCGTGCAGGGCGACTTGAGCTACATCAGCCAGCAAGCGGTGCAGCAGCGCATCGGCCCGTACCTGGCGGCGAGCTTCTTCACCATCGACCTGGCGGGGATGCGTGGGGAGCTGGAGCAGATGCCGTGGATCGCCCACGCCGAAGTCCGCCGCGTGTGGCCGGACCAGGTAACGATCCGCCTGGAAGAACAACTGCCCGTGGCCCGTTGGGGTGACGAAGCGCTGTTGAACAACCAGGGCCAGGCGTTCACCCCGCGTGAGCTGGCGAACTATGAGCACCTGCCGCAGCTGTTCGGGCCGCAGCGGGCGCAACAACAAGTGATGCAGCAGTACCAGGCCTTGAGCCAGATGCTGCGGCCACTGGGCTTCTCCATTGCACGCCTGGAACTGCGTGAACGGGGCAGCTGGTTTTTGACGACCGGCGCCGGCAGTTCCGGCCCGGGCATCCAGTTGTTGCTGGGACGCGACCGCTTGGTGGAAAAGATGCGCCGCTTTATTGCCATCTATGACAAGACCTTGAAAGAACAGATTACGAACATTGCGAGCGTCGACCTGCGTTACGCCAACGGCCTTGCCGTCGGCTGGCGTGAACCGGCTGCGCCCACGGCAGCGCAACCCGCTGTCGCGAAGAATTAA